The window aaactttttatatatgtgtatccACTTTTTCTGGGAATAGAGAGCTTTGAAAATTGTGAGCTCACAGATCCCCAAAGAGCAAATTCCTCTGTTAAAGGGATAATTTATACATAGGTATATGTAACAAAGGTATGTATTTTTTGTTAGCTAATTGCGTTAAGTGAAAACACAATATATGCACTAGGCTCAAAATCCCAACTGTGCCAACGATGGCACTATGGAGGGTTCCCCTACCAAGATCTCCTATCATCTAGATTCCCTCTACTCCTGGAGAATCACAATAATCTTTTCAGGAAAATTCTACACATGGGATAGCATTAAAATAAGtgtaaatgcaaatatatagCTATGTTTGGCAGGCAGTTACCAAGTGGATTTTAGAAAGCAATACGATAAGCACTGCTCTGATGAACCAAACCACACTGCAATGGTGTTTCGGTACTGAAATGAAACATCCAAGtctcaaaaagttattttatctaAGAATATAGCCTGGGgatccacagattttttttttcttaaatggccAGATAGTACATGTCTTAGGTTTGCAGGCCACATGGTTTGTGTCACACTTACCACTGTAgcttgaaagcagccacagacagtatatataaataaatgggcatgCCTCATTCCAATAAAACATTACTTACAAATAAACAGGTACATGCAGTTTGTTGATCCCCAGAACAGTCTAAATGTACTTATACCAACATCTTCCTTCAAATAAGTGATCGTGTAAATCACTGTCaagtattttatttcctaatacaAGTAACATACTTGAAATCTTGCCCACTTCCTGCCATCTCTGAATCTAGCATTTTAAAACAGCTATTATCTAAATGCAGATGATCCATAGgtttcactgtatttttaaaaaacactcataCCCCAGCAACCTTCCTTCCCACCAAATCATTCAGAAAGGTAACTGTTACCTGTAGGCCAAGAAAGCTACTGGTCTCTGATGTCCATGTTCATCAGTCATAGAACCAACACTTGGAGGTTCAACAATAACATCATAAATTATTCCTACATGAAAGACAAGAGTATAGATGAGACTGGAttcctaacttttaaaaaggatcagaattttctgttttgtctctaaaggttcatttatatttaaataggaCTGCTGTGATATACTATCATAATCAAGTGAAGCCCAGCTACTTTCCTAAACTTTAGCTAAACCATTCAAAAATTCAactcactattttaaaatattatgtctaaaagagatatttcataaaagaaattcATTCAGTAACTGTTTCTAATACTCAAGAATTACTCCACAATAAAGATTTAATATTAAAGGCTATATTTTAGTTcaagaaaatattccatatatgCTTGGATGTTTTTATCAATTGAGAGGTAACCAGAGAAATTTTCTTGCTTATATATAAAAGGAGACATTTTTCAATCATACCCATAGGCAGACAAGCAATTCTAGAGATTTGTGTTCATTAATGTTATGCCCATCACTTAAGTCACAATGTCACTATGATTATTAGTACTAATGTCCATCAACGTTGTTTTTCCAATCTCCCACAGCCAACATCTATTCTTCACCTTTTCTACCATTCTCCAAAACATCATTTCCAGCTTTTCTTAAGCATAGTAAGACTGTGTCTCCCTCACCTTTGGCTAACAAAGCAATCACATAGGAATTCCGACAAACTGGCATCTGCATCCATccttaccttccttccttccagctaCAAAAAAGAGTCCCTCCTCCTATCAAAGTGGGATTCCTTCTGCAATTATCAGGACTCCTTACCCTACTGCCTTGTCAGAGATTTTGATCGTTGGCTACCTCCCTTCCTATATTTTCAATCTCTCCTTTCCCACATCCTCCTTCCCTTGACTCCAGACCCTCCTAGTTAACATCCTATTTCTATGCTTCCTTTTTGAAACAAAGTCAGACTtccttctgtgaaaaaaaaaaaaaagcaaacttttctccccttcctcactTAGCCTTCATTCTTCAGCTCACTCCAACCTAGCATCAGCTGCCACTGATCTTACTCTTACTAAAGTTGCCAATAATCTCTATGTTGCCAAATTCAACAGACATTTTTCAGTTATCTTAGGAGGCTTCCCAGTGCCACTAAATCCAGTTTACTAAATCcatttttttggcggggggggggggggactggttTTTGTGACACTCCTATCCATGTTTTGTTACATCTCTAGCAGGGTCTCCTCTCCACTAAACACTGGGCGTGCCTCAGGGTTGATCCACTGTCCTCTTTTTCTACATTCTCTCCCGAATTGAACTTAGCCCTTTCCAGGGTTTTCAATTCCATGTGCTAATGATTAATGATGGCCAATGTGCCAATATCTATCAAATAACATTAGCATCAGTAGAATTAGATGTAAGCTAAGAACAGGGACTTCCTCTATATTCTTCAATATCTGGCTTATGAGAagatttcaaaaaatatgttACTAACCAACTTTCAGCAAGCCTTCTTTTCTCAATTCCAGACTCATTATCTGCAAACTTGACATATCCCAAAGTGACCTCTTGTTCACCAATCCCCATCAAAAAACCCTACATATCTTCAATCTCAAAAACCGACCCTTCCAATCTACTCAGATGCTAAAAGATTCCTTCACGCTTCATTCTCCCCAATCAATCCATATATCCAATCAATGTATCAAGACCTACTGAATCTACTTCCCAActatctttcatattttccttcatCTCTGCTGCCACCAACATAGTTGTCTCAATTAACTACAAAAACCCACCTAATTGGTCTCTTGGTTCCATATTTGTccattcttttccctctccctagtATTTCCTTTCCACCAATCCCAACTCCCACTATCTTCTCGTAACTTCTTGTTCTTTCCCTCCAACGAATGgaattaatttctattaatttgtaatggaaaaaataatggaGTGGAAAAAAGACTTCTGTGACATTTAACGTGTCTCACCCAGAACATTACAAGCTTCAGGAGGGCAGCGTCTTTATGTTTCGTTGACTAGTCCCCAGTACCTAGTGCCCGGAACTTAACAGGTGCTCAATGCAGTTTGCTGAATATTTCtcaacaataaatattatttatttatagatgtaCACCCACGGTTTCTAGAAGAGACTCCTTTCCAGTGGCAAAACCGATTCCTTCTATGAGATAATTCATGGCCTTAGCCACTAAAAGGTGTCCTTTGCAATCTGCCCCTGGGGTTGGAGCGGAGAATCTCCCCATTACAACAATCAACAGGAATTAAGTGGACAAAAGGAAAACTGTGAGGCTTCTGACAAAGACTCAGGCTCCAAGGGGAGGTAAGGGTTAGGAGAAAGAGACTAGCAGATGATCAAAGCAGAGGAAgactctattattattatttttttaaatcacatgcattttaaatttcatttgttcaATACAGTACCTATTAATGTGCCAAGCAAGTGTTAATATTAATGCGAGGATCTATCTTaccaatataaaaaatatttaaaatatatcttatttaaatgaGTACAGATTAACTATCATTACTCTAGATTGGAGGTTAGGTGGTAGATTCAAAGATGCATTTTAGTCCCAAGCTCTTATAGTTTCAGTCTTCCCTCTTCGGTACCAACTCTTTTCACATCTACGAAAATAAAGTGTCTGTGGCTATTCCCTTAAACACGGAACCCCATCTCTGGCTGTCCCTAATCTGTAAAGTCTCCATTTTATAACTTCCAGATTAAGTACTCTGAACTTTAAGTACTTCCGAAAATCTGAAAAGTACAGAAGAACCGACTTGAGTATACGGTGAAATCTGCGGGGCTTTGAAAGGGTGCTGGCTGGAAGACTGTGGCCGGATTGCCAACTCATCACTATACAAAACAACGCCCCCTTTTGCAACTTTTCAtttgggggggggagaaaaaatttaaagaaattaaaacagggTAAGACATTCTGGAGTGTTTAATGGAACTGCTATTTTCCTCTAATTCTTTACATTCTCGACTTCTGCCTTTTGAAACGCAAATACCTTCTGCGAATCTAACTCCAATCTCAAATAGTGATCAAAACCGTGGACTCGGAAGATTCCATTGATATTTATtgttgatgggggggggggggggggtaaaagtAACACCTGGTCCTTAGGTGTGAGCCAACGAACCTGAGGATGCCAAGTCTCTTCCAACGTTCCAGGGACTGTGGACAAAGATAAGGTAAAAGTCCCTAGCCCCTTTTGACCAACCATGGAAGTAGAACGGACAAGACTAGTCTCCTCCAGGATCTTGGTTAAGAACAACTTACGGCGGGCGATAACGAGAGCGACGATCTGGGCTTTAAACTACATAATCGATTCGGATCCCTGGGCTCAGAGGCTCGAGGTGCGGAAAGGCAACGGGCGTGAGAACCGTGAGAACGAGGGGCCTCTCGGCATACACAACGGGGCGTGAGGGCAAATAAAACCCTTGGGCCGTTAATACTTGAGACCCCAGAAGTTCCCTCCACCCTCCGAAAAGATCGAGAGCACAGTGATGCTTCCCCCGGGGCTGAGAGCGGGACAGACTCCCTCCGGGGCGGGCCGGCTCTCCGCGTCTCAGCGCCTCTCGGGCCCGAGGCAGCCCGAGTTACCTCCGGTGATGAGGAAGTAAGACACCACCACCAGAGCGTACACCGTCATGGCCGACGGCATGTGCACCCAGGGCGGCTTCTTCAGCTTCAGGTTGGGGCATTCGAGCACTAAGAACGGGACGCGGTACAAGGTCTCCATGTTGGTGGCGGCAGGGGTTTCTCTCCCGACCTCAAGCCCCACGCGCCGCCCGGAAACAGGCCCGCCCCTCCCGGTCGACGGCGCGTGCGCGGGGAAGAGGCTGGCAGGTCCGCAACTCTAGAAGGCAGTTTTGTCTaactatcagaaaaagaagaaactatgaAGAACAGATAAACAACGGGATTTTAAGCTATGTGTTCTTAAGCTCTGCGGAACATGAATTTGAATAAGGAGCTCAAGCCTTGCCAACGATTAGGAGGATGATTTATGTACCTTCCAGGACCTGCGGGGCGTCAGACGTGGCCAAGCCGGAGAAGCAGAGGGGAGCGAATCTCTCTGAGCCCCGCCCACTCGCCGGTGCTGGAAGCTGATTGGGCGCGGGCGCTCTAGGTTCCCAGAGCAGGAGGATGAATGGGAACGTTTGGAAGGgtctgccttttctcttttctttctttctttttcttttctttccttttcttttctttccttttcttttcttttcttttcttttcttttcttttcttttcttttctttttttctcttcttttcttttctttcctttcctttccgtcttttcttcctttctttcctttctttcatttatttatttattttatttattgggggggggggtctgcatTTTCTATTAGCGGTTTTTTCAAGAGCCCGAGAAAGCCCTAGTTGCTAAACTTTTACTTCCCGATGTAGTTgtggagacaataaaaataacGATTGCTATTAATAATTACTGAAACAATATCAAGAATTTTGAGATATCAAGTCCAGATGCGTCAAAAACCTCGAGGACGTCTCCCCGGCACGCCTAAAGCTGATACGCTTTGACGtgaccaaaatattattttaaataatacgtGTTCTTCCCTCCACTTTGCTTCTCCCACAGTCATCCCTATCTTCATAAATGGTAAAATCTTTGTGACCGAAAATCTTGAAATCAtcctggtttctttctctcttaaaactcCCATCTCCAAAATATGAGCAATAATGAAGTGGGTTTACAGCTGAACCAGTATTTATACACAGAAAGTTTCTCTGGGTATTGCAAAGCAGAATATTTCTGACGTTCCCATAATTATATAGATAAGAAAAACTTtagaacaattaaaaataggttgccttgaaaaaataaggaaaaacatagaaatgaaaagttttaagctCCCTTTATAGCTTCAGGAGGGAAACTAACATTAATTAACCCCTGCTTGGCATATACTGTGTTAAATGATCTACACTggttcttatttaatcttcatgacacCTCTATTAGGTAAATACTATTAAATACTATTATCAGCATTTTACATATGACAAAACTGAAGCTTGAGAAATGAGACTTAAGAAGTATAGTATAGTCTGTGATGGGATGAGACCTGAAGGCACTTGCTGTGAATGGAAATATGACTGGAGATGTTTAAGAGGAGAAGGCTACACATTCAGACAAACTTCTCTAGTaacaaactatagaaatgatccCTGAAAGTATAATCTTGAGATGTTTAATATGGGACAAGTTTAACCttcttcctttgtattttagGACCAAATAATCCTATACGTGTTGTGGGGAAAAAACCTAAAAACTTTAAACATATACATTTTGTAGTAAAGAATAAAACCACCTAGTCAGAGCTTCACATTCATTTCTGTATTGAATTATTACTGTCGTATTTTTACTCTGTTCCAAAATGTGAGTTTGTTTCAGAAAccaattcattattatttttaacatcttaaaaCCTGAAATATGTTCCAACTTGGATTTGTAATATTCTATAagccaagtatttttttaaaaaaaaacttttatgaataaaaatgtatatgttttcATCTGTGTCCTAACCAAAAATATTTCTGCAGAAAATGTTTTGGTTAAACACAACATAAACTCTGTAGCTGAAAACCAAGGAAATAATTAACATAACCATGGACATTAGAGCATgatgatgttatatatatatatatatatatatatatatatatatatatatatagatgttcTATATTATATACAAGGAGAAGGACAAATGTTGGAAGAAACATAGATTTAAACATTATATACTGTAGAGTCTATCATTTTAAGCTATTtatacataaaagcaaaaatgagtaaTTCTTACTATGCACAAGCAAATCTACactcaaggaagaaaagaacataaaactGATATCTGCAAAGAGTTTCATGTTTAATgtagaaatattaatgaaaagcCTTAAAGTCAAGGAATGGCTTAGAGTCAAAGGAATGGCTCTGCTGGTCAATAGAAGGAAAATcccacaaatatgtttttaaccaaatttttaaaaattagacctACCAAGACTATTAATTCCActgactttagtttttttttttttttatacacatGTATTAGGGGGCAAATTAgtagctttgggttttttttttaaatcagataataATATATACTTTCAGCCCAGATTCATTTACAAGGACATTTTGCAGTTGTGTTGAGGGTCTTGTGAACTATGCTCTTTCCCTCTGGGTTCTGTATAAGCATGAGTATGGTTGTTTCCCCAAGTACTTATTGAGTGGCAACTCTGTGCCAGGCAGATCTATGCCCTACATTCTAGTAAACTCTTTCTAATGCAATATTAGATTGTGAATTTTGTTGTTATCattgtcattatttaaaattttgaaaattaaaattcataattttaatatgaatttatatgaaatattaatatgaaacaTAGGCACCTGCCCATAGTAGCACCAGAGATGCATGGAATAAGTTTCCTTTTATCACTGCTTTCATTGTCTCCTTCCAGAGGCAGTGAGAATGCTGGGATTAATTCTGAAATGTACAGTTGGAATAAACATACTCGGATATGGAAGATCCCTGCATTGGTTTCCTGACCCATTGAGTGAGCGCTCTTATGGTAGGAAAGACTAAGTGGAACCAGTAGAACTACGTTTacataccaaaacaaaaacaggtgacTGCAGAGATTGATGCCACCATCAAAGATTTGAAAGATGTAGAGTGGCAATTCCTACCACATCCCAATGAGTTAGCTAATTCAGTCCTTCTAAAAGAAATATGGATCTTGGAGAAcaacataatattaaaataagtttaatcATGTAGTGACTTCATCGGTCATGTTATTCCAATTTATTTAATGAGTAATCCAATAAACCACTAGTTATGAGGGGCACCCAGAATAAGCAAAGCCTCTGCAACAAATCCAGCCTGCTGAGCTAACTGCTCTGTCACTTGGGCCATATGACTCAGCAGATCCAATGTCACTTGTAATGTCTGTGGCAGATAGGGTTGCTCTGTGGAGCTTTTGACAAGCCCCTTTAGATGACTCATAGCACAAAGCCCTAGAGTTTTGCAGCAAACCTATGCCATCCTCTGCAGATAAATATTGCCACTGAGAAGTAGCTTCTGGCTTGCCATTGGACCTTAGCGGACACTATGCTATTAACCAATGTCAACAAGGTACCTTCCATCACCAATTTAGCATTGTCTGACCTATTAGCCCATAAATATGGGTGTCCACAGCAGCATTCCATCATCAAATCAAAGAGttatagagggcagccccggtggcccagtggtttaagcgccgccttcagcccggggtgtgaccctggtgacccgggatcgagtcccacgtcaggctccctgcatggagcctgcttctccctctgcctatgtctctgcctctctctgtgtgtctgtcatgaataaataaataaaatcttaaaaaaaaaaaagaaagttatagagATCAGGCTCATGTAGATCTTGAAAAATACGTTTAAGTTGCAtgagaaataatccaaatgcaCATGACCCACTCCGTGTCACATTGACTTTCCTAACCTACACCTGTGACATTGTGGAAAATGCCCTATGACCAGTTAActgaaggagaaagggggaggggttGTTTTACAGGTGGTTCTGCAAATGTGCTTAACAGTACCTGAAAGTAAATGACTTTGCACAACAGCCTCACATAGAGGGATCCTCATTTGAAGGAAGTAATGAGGGAAAATCCTTCCAATGGGCAGAATGTTAAAGTCTACCTGGTGTTCATTTTGCCTGGAAGGAGCCATGGCCAGAGTTGCAGGTCTATAGCGATTCATGGGCAATGGCTAATTATTTGGCAGGATGGATGGCCAGGGTATTAGAAGTAACACAATGGGAAAATTGTTGAGGAGGTCTGGAGATAAACCTATCTTTAAATTTCAAagtgtggggacgcctgggtggcccagtggttgagtgtctgccttcggctcagggcgtgatcccagggtcccgggattgagtcccacatcgggctccctgcatggagcctgcttctccctctgcctgtgtctctgcctctctctgtgtgcctctcatgaataaatgaataaaaatctcataaattTCAAAGTGCAAAGGTATTTGTGCCCCATCTGCATACTCACCAAAGAACAACACATGTAAAGAAGGATATTTGTAATCAAGTGGATAGGATGATCTATTCTGTGGACATCAGTGATCCTCTTTTTCCAGTCACTCCTATCTTTGCCCAGTGAGCCCACAAACAAAGTGGCCATGGCGGCAGGGTTAGCGGTTATATGTGGACTCTCACTCATCAAGGTTGATCTGGCTAGAGCCACTGTTGAGTGTCCAAACTGCCAATAGTAGAAATCAACAATGAGCCCACAAAATGGCACCATTCTCCAGAAAGCTGAGCCACCCGCTTGATGTAGGTTAATTACATCAGACCACTTCCAGTAGGCCCTTGGTTCTTACTAAAATAGGCACTTACAGTGGATATGAATTTTTCTTCCTTGCCTGCCATGCTGCTACAAAAATCATCATTGTGTGGACTTAAGGAATGCCTTACTCATCATCATAGTATATTACACAGCATTGCTTTGGCCAAGGAGCCTACTTGACAACAAATGAATTGTAGCTCATGTTCATGGAATTCACTGGTCTTAGCATGTTCCGCATCACCTTGAAGCAGCTGTGTGGAATGGTGGGATGGCCTTTTGAAAACTCAGTTATGATGCCAGCTGAATGTCAATGCCTCTTGGAACTAAAACAATGTCTCCCAAGATGCAGCATGTGCTATAAATCAGTAATCAATACATGTGCCTGTTTCTCTTAGAACTAGAATTCACAAGTCCAGGAGTCAAGTATAGAAAATGGGAGCTGTTCCTCTCACTGTTACTTCTAGTGATGCACTAGTGAGGTTTTTGCTTCCCATTCCCTACCACTTTGGGCTTTGCTGGTCCAGAAGTTTTAGTGCCAGGAAAGGAATAATTCCACCAAGGGACACATTAATGTTTCCATTCAACAGAGATGAGACCATCACCTCACCTCTTCTGTGCCCTCATGCCAGTGAACCAAAAAGCAAGTAAGGAGTGATATATTGACTAGGGGGTTTGAGCCTGACATTCATGGGAAAATTTGGTTGCCACTACAAAATGGCACTAAGGAGGAATATGTCTAGGATACAGGAGATCCCCCAAGGTGCCTCTTAGTGCCCCCATATTCTATTATTAAAATCCATGGAAAACAACAACTCAGTAAGGGCAGGACCAGTAATGGCTCAGACCTTCTAGGAATTAAGTTTTAGGTCACTCTGGCAGACAAAGAACTACAACCAACTATAGTTTTCGCTGAGTGTGAGAGGAGTATGGAATCAGTAGTGGAAAATTGCAACTATAAATACCAGCTGCGACGATGTGTGCAGTTGTAGAAAAAAGCACTGTGATAGTTACGAGTATTTCTTCCTtgtttaaatatgaatatatatgtatgtatgttagccaatattttttctttctgttttccattctcCTACCACATATAGTAGAAAATTTGTTGATAATATTTTAACCTCTCACTATTTAAATTACTGGACATCAAAGAAGGGATATTCCCTTCTCTAGAAGAGGGT is drawn from Vulpes vulpes isolate BD-2025 chromosome 4, VulVul3, whole genome shotgun sequence and contains these coding sequences:
- the OSTC gene encoding oligosaccharyltransferase complex subunit OSTC gives rise to the protein METLYRVPFLVLECPNLKLKKPPWVHMPSAMTVYALVVVSYFLITGGIIYDVIVEPPSVGSMTDEHGHQRPVAFLAYRVNGQYIMEGLASSFLFTMGGLGFIILDRSNAPNIPKLNRFLLLFIGFVCVLLSFFMARVFMRMKLPGYLMG